The following are encoded in a window of Phaseolus vulgaris cultivar G19833 chromosome 3, P. vulgaris v2.0, whole genome shotgun sequence genomic DNA:
- the LOC137806747 gene encoding uncharacterized protein translates to MKKLYRKGTVHPSPSSSPPPPTISDHLSFLPAAILTLTLSLSPEDREVLAYLLSCSSSSNNNNHNNSNFSKNNNHQRRNPKVVVDGDHPPLFNCSCFRCYMSYWVRWNSSPNHQLIHEIIDAFEDSLTYTAKLSRKDKRNKRGSKTKPPELTRSEFHSSPPEALPEGSSSDGGEAEVGEGGDGGDDEEKGSVRRFVSFIGERIWGAWGP, encoded by the coding sequence ATGAAGAAGCTCTACCGTAAAGGAACCGTCCACCCCTCCCCCTCTTCCTCTCCGCCGCCGCCAACTATCTCCGACCACCTCTCCTTCCTCCCCGCCGCCATCCTCACCCTCACTCTCTCCCTCTCCCCGGAGGATCGAGAAGTCCTCGCCTACCTCCTCTCAtgctcctcctcctccaacaacaacaaccacaACAACAGCAACTTCTCTAAGAACAACAACCACCAACGACGGAACCCTAAGGTGGTCGTCGACGGCGATCACCCTCCCCTCTTCAACTGCTCCTGCTTCCGCTGCTACATGAGCTACTGGGTGCGCTGGAACTCCTCTCCCAACCACCAGCTCATCCACGAAATCATCGACGCCTTCGAAGACTCTCTAACCTACACCGCGAAACTCTCCCGAAAGGATAAGAGAAACAAGAGGGGCTCCAAAACGAAGCCTCCGGAGTTGACTCGCTCCGAGTTTCACTCTTCGCCGCCCGAAGCACTCCCTGAGGGGAGCAGTAGTGACGGCGGCGAGGCTGAAGTTGGTGAAGGCGGTGATGGGGGTGACGATGAGGAGAAAGGGTCCGTGAGAAGGTTTGTGAGTTTCATTGGAGAAAGGATTTGGGGTGCTTGGGGTCCCTGA